The DNA segment CTCCTCCACCTCGAGCAGGCCACGGAGGCTGGCGTTGCGGACCACGATCTCCATGGACCGCCCGCGTGCGTCGACCACCGTGGACTCGACGCAGTGACAGACGACGGCATCCTGGCCGAGGATCCGGCGGAGGATGAAGGGGAGGGGTGGCGACCGGACGGTGATGGAGCGGACGGCGTGGAGGCGGCCGGAGGCGGGGTCGAGGCGGCGGTGGAGGGTGTGGACGTCGACGATGTGGGAGAGGAGGGCCGGGGTGTCCGGATCCGTGAATTTGCGCCAGGCGGCCGTCGTCACGCGGTCCCACGGGTGGTGGTACACATGATCCTGTGTGTACGCGCGGACCATCGGGCGGCACCGGAGGGGGCGGACCTTAGGTTTCAGGCGGAACGGAGATTAGGCTTCTGTGACAAGCCGAGGAGCTTAGGGTTGTGCGGCGGCGAGGGCGtagtgaggaggaagaagaagagatcaaAAATGGAAGATGGGGTTTTACATATGCATCTGAAGACAGAGAGAGACGGTCGGAGGAGAAAGGCATAGAGTCACTCGGGTCGACTCGGCCGAGTGGGAGCCGAGTTCAAGGTTCGGGTGGCAGCATGCGGGGCTCTACGGTCAAAACCCGGTCGGGTTTTGTTAACCCGACGAGATGGACTCGAGTGACAACCGAAGACCGTCTTTTTCTATTGATTGGGTCAGAAACGGAGTCTGAGCTAAACCCTTTTTTTCTATTGATTTAGATACGTGCAAAGCATACGAATAGGGAAGGCCTATACATTAATTTCTTACATACGAATAAATTGTTATCTTTCTTGATTCATTGTATGCTGTCTCTTTTAATTAATAAGCCGATAGGAATCACAATCGTAAAGTCAAGAAATGGTTGATCAGATGGTTCAAAATTTTTCTTTGCATTTTAGTACATCAGATAATTTTCCGATAGGGAATAAACTCTTAATATTGAGTTAATAATTACAACAATCATCTCACCCTTATAAATCTATTTATTTCTTTTGACTTTTAGCATCTATCTAAACAGAGAATAGAATATTAATAGTGCAAATAGATCTTTATCATATCATCATTGagtcaacaaaaaaaatatttttaagcaaTGTGATAATAGTAAAAACTAGTTTTCTGATATTGGAAGAAAGTTGTATTGAGATTTTGGAATCCTTGatagattaaaattttattatgttcGTAGATACAACAATAATTGGTTTCCTCTAACATCTcagtaattatatatttttttcttgatcaaAGATTTAGTTTAAAAATATCTATGACAAAATAGACAAAGATGGTATCACAATACTTGTGACAAAACTCAAGATACTAACTCTTGCTAGACTTAtagcatgttgttcaccgaatcaTGGTTTGATGATCATATGATTGCTATGAGTTAGTTCTCAAAGCATGAAGTGGTCACACAACTCACCCATGTTTCTTGTTAAGGGATCGATGCATGAAGTTCTCAGctttttttgtattttgtttttcTCGTTTGAAACTCTCTCAGCTTTTGGATATATGTTATCCTACATCTTGCATGATTTTCCAAGAGTTCAATTTATGGAGCTCATATTTGTAGAACGATTCCAAGAGTTGACATCCATCTTTCAGCTTGAACTCGGGCATGCTTCATAGTCTATCAGCAAGAGAAGACATAAAAGTAATCCAAAGTCAACTGTCACTCTTCTATGGCCTCTGAGTTCACAGCCTCACCAGTTGACTTGGCTTCTCTTTCTCTGCAGGGAAGATTTGTATGCAGTGTGACTGACTACCTACTGTGCTGATGCCGCCTCAGCTTGCATCTGCTATGCTCTTCTCTCATTTCTAACCTCCACAGAAACAGGGCTGTGATAGAATCAACAAGGCCTCAACTTTCCATATCACAAAGCTGAAACCATCCCTTAGCTCACTGTAATCACTTGCtaactcaaataaaaaaaaacaagacACACTTTTGTTCTTGATTCATAAACAGCTAACTCTTCTCCGTCGACTCACCGGGATGATATTTTCGATCAATCATACAGACAACTGTTATGTTAATACTATTCGATGAAATTTTATTTAGAAAATATTCTCCCACATTACTCCACCTAAGAATAGTTTAGAATTCGAAACTTTTCCTTTGATTCTCGCATAGACCCTCGTACTGACTCGAGTATGGTAGTAGGCTTGTATTTAATATCAACACTTTGTAGAAGTATGGGACAAATTAGATCGATCGATTCCTACATTAACATCATTAGATCATAGTAAATTATATTGGTGATTTGTTACTTACGATTCTCGACCAGTTTGGTTGTCACAGATAGCAATCTCATAGGGAGTCCATTTGGCACAAACTCCGGAGAAGAATAGTGATACCAAAGCGATGTGAGAGAAAGACGAAGTAACATTAAACATCAACGTTGTTCGCCAATCACATTATTTGAAGGAGGAGAACAATGAATGCTAGAGATCAAAAGATGTCAACGGTAACAATAACCCCCACTCGTTCACTGTTCACGTAAGCCCTGCATGAGGCTCGCCTTCCCTTCTTCTACTGCAGGTAGAAGGCGAAGAAGGAGAGGACGGAAGCTCCGATGACGGCCCCAACCGCGGGGATGGCTGCGAAGGAAGCACTGGCGGGGCCTGGCGCCGCGGCCGGGGCCTCAGTCGCCAGGGCGGTGGTGGCCGCGGCAGCGGCGACGAGGACGGCACAGGCGATCTTTCTCATCTCCATCGCTGGGTCGCTACTGCTCTCGCCGGCGTGGAGGAGATGAGAAAGATTGGTTCTCAAAGAGTCTTTGTTATGGCAAGCCTGAGAGGAAGGGAAGGGATGAAGGGGGGTTTTAACGCGATTCTTCGAGGGGTGGAGTGATCTCTTTGGAAGCCGTCAAAGGATTTGTGGCCTCTGCTGCGTCTTCTTCGGGTGCACATTTTGAGGAGGGGTTGGTGATTGACGAGGGAAGGCTTGACATGGTTGCATGTGCTTGGAAGGTGGAGGGTTTGTTGACCACGCTGTTATTTTTAGGGCACCAAAAATTGAGTGGCTAATTTAGCACAACAGCATAGTTTTGGATAATTCATATGTATGATGAAATCAAGATGTTTTCTGTTGTATATACGCAGAATATTACAATAAACTTTCAACCTATATTCTTCAAGAATATACTCttcaaagaaaatatatatactcAAAGTTacctaattattttttattaatatctttCTTGTTATTCGCTATGAAAGTACTTATATTAATTTGACAAAAATTGAGTGTTGATATCCTTTCATATTCTATTTTTCATTTGTCCTCCTTCCGacgagttaattatatattaccttttATACTTAGACTCTATTAACATTATGATTTTttacttaaaaatttatattgagatccctataattctgaaaataaataaataattttatttgaacATTAACTGTATTGACGAAAAACATAACACATGATAATATATGCTGAATCAACATGAAAATAATAgacaaaatgataattttaatattccttCCATTTTTTAATACTTAActtgtaaaaaaaataattttaacattccatatgctaaaaatgaaagagatattaaaattatcttattACTCATCATCTTTGTATCGATCCAACACGTGATACTATTTGACGATATTTGTACAAATTAGATtatttatttcactttcataactataagaatctaaatatattttttttaaatacaatatataattagccctctCCCAACTCTTATATCCTTTTTTTTATCTCAACATCCATACTCCCTCCACATCCTTCTTCTCCATTTTAGACTTCTACTCCAGTTTTTTATCGACTTACAACGTGACATCAACTTTGACTACGCCACAAAGTTCAGGTTTGATTGATGGTTTTCACCGTCATATTAAACATGTTGTCAGTGTCGTTTACTTTGGACAACCATGCACATTACAGACATAAAACAGTGATGAAAGGGTGTAAAAGATAGTTAAGAACAGTAGCACAATGAATTGCAACCAGCAGAAAACAAGCAGAAACATAAGAGGAGCTCAGCCTTAACAAGTGTTCATCAACTGGCACTTTATTTCATGCTCCAGAGGAGCTGCAGTTTGACTTTTACTGAGCTTCAACAACAGTTGAGGATTAGAACTCCCACTGCAAGTGGCCAACAAATCATGATGACCCCAATCACCTGATGATCATCTCTCCTGCTAGCCCTGGATAACATCCTTTAAATTCAAGAACTAAAGTTTATATCCATATTGGGCTGCTACTTGCAAAATATGGGAGATAAGGTCATGGAGACCTCTGGTTGGATCAATTTTAATGATATGCAAAAATCATAATCAGTCAATGACACTGGCATAGTGCCTCAGGAGAACCTTCTCAATAAGTGAATAGGCATCGACTAAATTCCAGTTGCTAGTGATTCAGAGATTTGTGCTCAGCTGTAAATTTTACACCAAAAACATATGGCACATGCAAGCACAAAACTAGATGACAGTAAAATGCTGCCAGATCAAGATTTGAACATAACTCCGTGATAAAAGTTGAAGGAAACTCAGGAGACTAGTAGTTTAATCCATTGACAAAATATATATGGCAGCAGCACATTATCAGAATTAGTTGTCGTCATCGCTTAGTAGTTCTTCATCATCCATATGCATAAGAAGAAAACTCATATGCATGAGTAGTAAACTGCCAAAATCCTCTTCATCAAGATCCTCAGATTCTTCTTCGTCCACATCAAGCAGAGCAGCAAGATTGGCTAACTCATCCTCCAAGGCAAATGGGTTGATAAAATCTTCTATTTCTTCTCTTTCCATTATCTGTCGGGACCTGTGTGGATGGGGCCTGTTTCTGTGAGGCCTATATGCACTTCGCCTATTTGCATGTGGCTTGTAAGTGTGCTGGAACATAATGAATTCGACATTGGTCATAAGTCCAAAACCTCCATGCATGTGACTAATAAAATTACAGAAAGAGGTACTCGAAAAAAATTGCAATGACAATGACAATAATACCtcgatttagaaaaaaaaaattaacattttatCATACAGAAAAAGGACATACTTGGACTAACAAAGTATATGCTAAGATAAGGGTTCATCTTTTTTTCCATATGTCCTGAAGTGGAACATAAtctcatatcatcatcataagcAAAAAATTCAGGTTCTCAGCCAATCCGTAAGCACTAATTTGTGTGGTCAAGAAAGTCCATGTTACACCCCAGTTTTAGTTTGACGTTGGATGTGTGAAGCCAATTGAGTTGTTCCATCAGCTAAAGTGATGTGCAATGTAAACTTAGATTTAAGCACTTTGGATTATAGAATCCTAGGTTTATCAAGTTAATGGATCAATTATCCTATCAGACCAAAATAGTATTAATGGATCCAAGTGAAAAAGGGTTATCTGTTAAACTATTCAAGTGGGCTAAAACATTTCGACCGGAAATTCATGATCATCAAGTGAAAGGGTTAATTATCCAATTTTGGTGAGTCATGACAAACGTATCATCGAGAACCAAGAATTAGACATGATGAGGGATCCAAGTAGGAAAGGACTAGCCCATGGATGGAACAAGAGGCACCTCACGACATTGAGTTACCATTGTGCCTCGCATGCACCATACTAGAGTTTAATTTTAGGCTATAATTGCCAAGAAATCAACTGGGCAACCACAAGATCCACAATGGCATAACAATTTAATGGTGAAATTTCTTTAGAGGAACTTTGCACACAGACCATACAGTACATTGAAATATCCTGGTATTAACTAATGCCTGGCAGCAGTCATTACAAGTCTGACTTTTTAAGACGACTAAAAATTACATTGCTCTAGACATGATAATCTAAACAATCTCATGAAACGACAGGAACAGAAATTGCACATATGAAACATCACCATTTATCAAATATAGTAATCAGCTTTCTGGAAATTTAGTTGCCTAAGTATACCTAACTAGCCCATGATTTAACCAATAAAGCAGGGCGCTTCTGTCCAGTTTCCTTCTTACTAGTGGGGTATCAAGAACCAAGCCAAGAAAACAACAACGAGAACTTCTTGATATTAACTATCTCCTAATCCCACATATCGTCCCTCTCAAAGCCAGGAACataaattctcaagttacaggtaAAAAAAATACTCTTGATAATTGCATAACTTGATCAATCTCCCTAAAAATAAATTATGTAATAAGGAAAAATAAATAactagattaaaaaaatcattctAGCAACACATAATAATACCACAAACACACaaattcaaaattgaaaaacttCAAGACATGCATATTAATGGGGTTTGATCTGGGATTTGGAATACAAGTGCTTATATTCACAAATCTCTAGCCTTCATCCATGGTCTTTCAGAGCTAATCATTGCATTTTAGCAATGCATACTAATTAGGTATGGGCCACAGTCATGCTAATATAGGAAAGCTAATAGTCCACAATTTTGTAAGAACTTAAAGAATGACATGCGCTATACAGTCACTTAACTTCTATTTGGAAGATAGTTATTGGCAAATATATAGGCATATAATGTTTATTTGAAATGCTAACTAATAGTCTGTTGTAAATTAGACAAAAGCATTAACCATGCAGCCCATGCCAAAcattgcaattttgcttccacacGTCTAAATTAGGTAATGACCCAGAGATAGTATGCTAGAGTTCTTATTTGATTCAGCTGCACAATATGATGCTTGAGAGACATGCAAACACATGTTCACATGACTAAAAGAGAAAACATATGGCTGATGCAAGTAGTGTTAGCTGGATCCCCGATCCCAACAACAACACATTAGACACACATCACCATGCAATCAATGTGCCATAGACAGCATGCTTCAGTCCACTGACAGATGGACACACTGGGGAAGCTGAGAGGAAAATAGGAGGGAAGGATAGAAAGAAGCAAACGAGAAAAAGAAAATACCACTAATCACAGAAATATTCATGTCACTTGCAAGGGCAGTGAGAAGGGAGAGCCAAAGCGGGTGGGAAAGGAAGATGGATATGGGATAAAGGAAAGGGCTCCCTGATCCCATGACAGTTAAGGGAATCAAACTCCATCAACAAACAGATTAGTTCAAGTGGAGATCCTCTCTGTACTTTTGATAGAATTCTTATTTCACGCATCACAACTATCCACTGACATAAGCCCCACCTAACCAAGTTTCACATCTCAATTGTTGATTAAAAAAAGGTGAAAGGAGCAAAGGAGAGAAGAGAAACACAAAGGGGGAAAAAatgtatatattaattatattttgccAGATTGGATAAAATTTTCTATCATAGATAATTTAttctaaaatatattaatatagaaGATAAAATTCTTCAATGACATCTACAAATTTATGTTTCTAGCATATAGAATATAATTAAAatgcataaaaaataattttgtatgCATATCCagcattcctttctttttttatatatttacttCTGCCTAGCAAGCTATGCACACATATCCAGAAAGAAATGTACCACCTTGAAGCTATTTTTCAATTTACATGAAGTTGTTCCCATGATTTAAAACATTCGCATATAACACCCATGTGAAACAAAGAAAGCCAAAAGCATAAACCACACTAACCTTGTAGAAACAACTAGCCCCGAATGGACATGTTCCGTTACCAAAGTCAAAATATTTACAATCAATCAACCTGCCAAAAAAATGGTATGAATCCGACCACATTGTGCATAATTAGattaagaaataataaaatttgatCATCATTTGAAGTCCATAGAAGCTACTACATGATTGCCTAAGTTATTAGAACAGcttcataaataataatatagCATTGTCTTGCAATGAAGCATTGTCTtgcaattaattttaaattattcgtAATAAGATTTATTCCTTGTTAACGTATTCATCTTGAGTTACTTCACAGCTTGTATGTACAGTCCAGCAATATAGAGTCCAGCTTAATTTTAAATTGTCAGCACTTTAGTCAGCTTGTATGTCAGAAGTGAGTTACTTCAGAGTTTGTTTTGGTCATTACTCTTGGGAGTTTCTAGGTTCAAAAGCTAAGCAAATAACCGAATAACAAATCTAGCTGATGCACAGACATATATGCAACATAGATATCGTTGTTTATGTATAATTTACACCAGTGGAAGCTCATGAAGCACCCAAAAGAAAGAAGCAAAAACCAAAAGTGATAGAGAGTCAGGAAGCTTAGCAGATATAAGAATTGATAATCTTCTGGGATATGTCACTCATGCCTATATTATTTAAATGGCTTAGAAGATAATATCTGAGTCTGAGCTGATAATCAAGCTGAATTTTCATAATCCAAATTTATCTGTTTCCATTTAGGAGAAATTGATAAAACACATTGGGGCAAAGCAGCATTTATAACTAAACAACAGGAATTTCGTAATACATGTACTCATCATTTATATAAAGATGAAATCCCATAAAATGGAAACTATCATATAAAATTATACTTACAAACAGAATAACTAATATGTAGTCATAGATTACAAAGGCATTAGATTAATTACTTCACCACAAATTTTCTAACATTACATAgtccacatgaaaaaaaaaaaaactaggttAGTGCAAATAAAATGCAAAACAACTTGAATCAGTATGCGGATATGTAAACTTTACATACTTGAGCTTGTCTTTGTAGCTAGTGATTATTTCTTGTTTTTCTTCCTTTGTGGTGAACCAAGTAACACTGGGAACAACGAAGTATGAATGCTTTCGGCACACCGGGCAGGCCCTTAGTGCAGTGTCCAAATCAATCCCAGAAGCTGGAGAATTCCGACGCCAGTTCCGAATACATGAAATGCAGAATGGGTGGTCACACTCAGATAGTATTCCAAACTTCCGTTCAGCATCTGTGGGCTTAGAAAGTACTCGCTCCAGACAGATACTGCATTCTATCTCCTGACTGTATTTCGTAGTTTCATGGAGCTTGTTATTTTTCTGACACATTGTTATGTGTTCTTCTCTTTTGTCTTGATGGAATGGATGCAAGCAATGCATTTCGCAAATGGAACACATGTCCCCATGAACATCAGGGCAACTTTTGCCATGCAGGCAACTACCAGTGATGTGAAGGGCACAAATTTCTGAATCAGCTGGCCTCATGTGTGCAGGAACATGGCTGCCCTCATTGCTTGGAGAAATATCAGCCCCATGTTTCTGCTTTTGTGCATGTTCCAAAGGAGGGGTATGAGATTGGCATGAAACTGGCAAGTCCACTGGAATTCTAAAAGCCTGACtagtttctcctttcaaagaagcTCTAGGTGGATGAGCAAATTGAGAAGAACTAGATTCTACATGATAACTCTGATGAGATATTGGTGATGCTGGATCATATGAATTATGAGAAGAAACTCCAATATGGTTATACCTGCACCTACTTCCATAGGTGCACAACCCTCTTTGATAGAAGTTACATACCTACCAACGCAAATAAGCAGAAAATAGTTACAGCAAAGCTCTATGTACACTGGAAACTGAAAGTAACCAACatgattgacaaaaaaaaaaagtatagtgATATTACATTATTAGATTGATCTCTCCAATCATGTGAGAATTCACAATACTCCCCTTTTAAGCATGTTCCACGTGCAAAGTACTTGCAAAGAATTCTgggttataaaaatatatattagataacacAACCAAATGTTCATGTTTAATAAGGCCATAAAATAGAGTGAAAATATGCAATGTCGCTTATATAGAAATAGTTCTTGATACTGATGACAGTAGAACATCTGAGAAATTCCTACAGCGAAAGCATGGTCAAATGTCTAATACTTAAGCTTTGACTTGTTGATATTAGGCCAACCCTGGGCAAGTATCAGTTCTGCACAAGATACACTGATAGCATCCTCTAATTTGGAGTCCTAAAAATGTTACCATAAAACAACATACATAAATAGTCAACTAAGTTATTCAACCTGGAAGCcgactacacatgaatcataatgTAGAGTAGATCTGGAAATCAAGTCCAATGTTTTTGGGAGATCTGAGATAAAATATCAGATGCACTATTATAGATGTAATCCAAAGTCAACTCCATATTTTGAATAGAGATCTACCGATGGGCCACGAGGATTCTCGAGGATTCTCATAATAAAAATCTTGGGAGAAAAGTTTGCATGAAATATTATAACAATAGCATACCTTATATGGCTGACCTATACTGATATATAAAATCAActttaatccaaaaataaaaacacCATGGTTTACAAAATCAGAAGATCCAAATATCAACTTGCAACCATGTCCTCAAACTCAGATAGATGGACAGCAATAACAGCAGCTATAGGAGCCTCCTACATTGAAGTTACACACTTTGGAAAATCCACAAAACTTTCAAACTTCTAAATCCAGATGTTAGACGTCCCTAGAACACTGAAGCATCACAATCTGTTTTTCAAAATAATTCTAAACTCTGTGTGAATCAAGCAGCCTCCATTAAATTTCTGTTTTATGGCTAAATGGTGATACTAATACTCATGAGCCCTTTAAAGCAATCCTCACCCGCACAATCAATTTGAGTAGCAAGATTCTCCATTGACACTGTCGAACCCAAGATGCTCCACTTCCCTCTCCATCTTTGTCCCCTACCATTGTCTTTTCTAGCAAATTAAGGTCCTCATATAACCATTACAAATTGCTACAGCTTGAACTATCAATCAGATAATGGAACCAACAACCTATCTTGGCACAAAAATCTATTTTGTCTTTTCCTAGAGTTCTCTGAAGTCTCTCTAGTATCCCACCAAGCTCACAACAGTATATCTTATCTCAAAAACCTATTTTGTCTTATCTTAGAGTTCTCGAAAATCTGTCACACTCCATTACAAACAAGTCTTCTACAGTCGATATCTCTAGTACCCCACCAAGCTcacaaaaatctattttatatcaaaaaactATTTTGTCTTATCTTAGAGTTCTCTGAAGCTGTAACAGTCCACTAAAAAAAGTCTTCTCCAGTCAATATCTAGTATCCTACCAAGATCACATCTCTTCATAAAAATCCAAACAAAAGATGCATATGAAATCCAACATCCACAGGATCCTCATAGTGCCCCGAATCATCTTCGGAAGAGCCCCAGTATCATCAAGTTAGGTCATTAAGACATCGAACCACATATTTTTCATTCCACGAACTGCTATTAGCATCCATACGACACCGTTATCAACTCCCAAAAGATTATCACAGCAGAGAAATCCACCTAACAACCAGAAAGAAGCATCGAATGTCTTAACAAGGAAAAAGGATACCAAAACTCAATCGACGACAAAAGAGACGCAAATAGATCAGCGAGTAAGCTGTTCAAACTCGGAGACTGATCAGAAGGTGAGGAATCCAAGTGACATCACCTTCTCGGCAtggagggaagaggagaagacgaAGTCGGCATCCAAGTCGGATTGGACGGAAGAAAAGAGAATAGTAgggtttagtaaattatattgTATTTGCTTCTACGGCTTGCAACGGCTCGCTTCGTACTCAAAACACCTTGGTTCGAAATGATCCTCAATTTTGGTCTAAAACTACGAATGTACTCCCTCACTGAAGACTCCGTGAGAGAAGTATGTAAGTGCTATTACTGTAGTTAGCTTAAACTACAAGGGTTTTGTATAAGTGATGACCGTCGGTTTAAATTAAGTTTGATCTTATAAGTACTTACAGAAGGATTGGGTGAGCTATTAATCGCATAGAGGAAATGGACCCCACGGTGTGGAAAGCCGCACAGAAGGACGGGTAGATTGTGAGGCTACTGCGTTTGAGTGTGAAAAGAAATACATCGAGTCAAACAACGAAGGTATTGACTCGAGAGgactaaaaatttaagatattgCTGAAAAATAATGAAAGGATTCGCAACTTAGTCGCTACCTGTTGCGAATAGGGTCGTTCGTCTTCCAAAACAACTCGAGGCACGGTCAAGAAATGGCTCTAATTCTTTTACTGCTCtcaaatatatcttttttttatttgttaacttttttttttcttttttcttatataagacgttaatatataatagaaaatcTATCTGACACGTGATTGACACGAGATCCTAATCACAAAGATTCGAAGCAATGAtaagcttttcttttttttttcgtttcaCGTTTTTTCTCTTTCTCTATGAAAGATAACCATAAATTTTATTATGTCAAGAAAAGTAAtcttaaattttatctttttatatgaCAAGAAAAATTATCACAAACTTTCTTTATATGACAGGAAAAAGTGAGGCTTTTTCTTTTTAAAACTATTCAAACCCATATTTCAGTAAACTCATATTACTAACTTGAGCTTAGAATGAATCGAGTTAGAAAACTTCTTTCGACCTCGATCTTCGTATAGGTGACACCTTGAGAGCATAGTATTTCTCCCT comes from the Musa acuminata AAA Group cultivar baxijiao chromosome BXJ2-8, Cavendish_Baxijiao_AAA, whole genome shotgun sequence genome and includes:
- the LOC135619885 gene encoding uncharacterized protein LOC135619885; the protein is MVRAYTQDHVYHHPWDRVTTAAWRKFTDPDTPALLSHIVDVHTLHRRLDPASGRLHAVRSITVRSPPLPFILRRILGQDAVVCHCVESTVVDARGRSMEIVVRNASLRGLLEVEERSTYRPHPDLPEGWTAFRQQTSIRCKPLSALAAVAEKVEQRCAERFQQNSVKGREVVERICKYLEAEASAAISC
- the LOC135618469 gene encoding arabinogalactan protein 23-like, coding for MEMRKIACAVLVAAAAATTALATEAPAAAPGPASASFAAIPAVGAVIGASVLSFFAFYLQ
- the LOC103996256 gene encoding E3 ubiquitin-protein ligase makorin isoform X1; the protein is MPTSSSPLPSMPRRILCKYFARGTCLKGEYCEFSHDWRDQSNNVCNFYQRGLCTYGSRCRYNHIGVSSHNSYDPASPISHQSYHVESSSSQFAHPPRASLKGETSQAFRIPVDLPVSCQSHTPPLEHAQKQKHGADISPSNEGSHVPAHMRPADSEICALHITGSCLHGKSCPDVHGDMCSICEMHCLHPFHQDKREEHITMCQKNNKLHETTKYSQEIECSICLERVLSKPTDAERKFGILSECDHPFCISCIRNWRRNSPASGIDLDTALRACPVCRKHSYFVVPSVTWFTTKEEKQEIITSYKDKLKLIDCKYFDFGNGTCPFGASCFYKHTYKPHANRRSAYRPHRNRPHPHRSRQIMEREEIEDFINPFALEDELANLAALLDVDEEESEDLDEEDFGSLLLMHMSFLLMHMDDEELLSDDDN
- the LOC103996256 gene encoding E3 ubiquitin-protein ligase makorin isoform X2; this encodes MVGDKDGEGSGASWVRQCQWRILLLKLIVRVCNFYQRGLCTYGSRCRYNHIGVSSHNSYDPASPISHQSYHVESSSSQFAHPPRASLKGETSQAFRIPVDLPVSCQSHTPPLEHAQKQKHGADISPSNEGSHVPAHMRPADSEICALHITGSCLHGKSCPDVHGDMCSICEMHCLHPFHQDKREEHITMCQKNNKLHETTKYSQEIECSICLERVLSKPTDAERKFGILSECDHPFCISCIRNWRRNSPASGIDLDTALRACPVCRKHSYFVVPSVTWFTTKEEKQEIITSYKDKLKLIDCKYFDFGNGTCPFGASCFYKHTYKPHANRRSAYRPHRNRPHPHRSRQIMEREEIEDFINPFALEDELANLAALLDVDEEESEDLDEEDFGSLLLMHMSFLLMHMDDEELLSDDDN